One Glycine max cultivar Williams 82 chromosome 8, Glycine_max_v4.0, whole genome shotgun sequence genomic window, TTTTGGAGGCAATTCTGTTCAAAGTATAATTGAACACTACATATGGATATCTCTTCCGATTGTGGTTTGTCATGTTCTCCTACTAGTAAACCTAACCCCAATATGTacttgatataattttaaattgactaTAAAAGGCTTGGTTTAACAACTTGAAGGAAGAAATAGACCAgtttgaagaaaagaagaaaatcaaaagtccaTACAATTCTCATACATTGATTAAATTacacaaagtttgaaagaaTATTATTGTTTGTATGATCAGCAATCAGGATAATGATTGATTGAAAAGGATgaaaaagagggagaaggatTTCTTACTTGCATAGATGCCCATAGAGCAAGTACAAGGGGAAGCCAattggagaaagagaagagccaTCTGTGAATAGCCCAAGCAATCAAAATGAGTGGAATGAAGAGTGGAATCCATCCCTTCTCCTTCAACTTCACCACATGGTTTAACAAGTCCACTGCAGCATCTTCCAGATTAATAGGAATGAACCTTTTCTTACTACTACTCATTTCAGtgaggaaaataattaaaaccaatTTCCTGTTTTTTCTGATCTTGTGGATTGATTTTACTTCCTAGTTCCTATGAAAACCGTGTGTTTGGGAGGAGGGAGACATGAAATAAATAGTATAAAGTAAAGGAAAGAGCACAGAGCAAGAAATGCATATTCCTGGAAAATGGAGAATGGAATATTATTTGTGAGTGAATTGAGGAATCTGAGAAAACTAACAAGTATGGAAGTGGAAATGACAGCAAAGTCAGTGACAACAGTAAACATCATCGACTATGACCTTTTGAAAGGTTGTTGGCACAACATAATTGCAAGTGGTATCTCATCAAAACTACCCAATTTCTGtggtcaaaaataaaataacaacaacatATCCTACCAACCTTTTGTGGTTCATAATTCTACTCGTTCCAAtatttttcaaagtttaatagtatttaattaatattaataaatgataattaaagTTGAGATTCACCATTTGTTTTTTCTCAGATAAGAGACCGCAGGGGTCCACGCATGAAACTATTTATCTTGATCGAAGAATAATGAATGAACAAATATAAGTCATCTTTGATCAGCTGGCGATAACTTCAAACTGCTATGATTTGTTTTAATAACGCAGGGTCACATCACATGAGAATAACATATGCTGAGTGTATGGTTTGCGAGttcgatttaatttaatttaaaagctAGAATTTTATCTTGTGTAATGActaatgaatatgataaatctttttttaatataactaaaatttataataaataatattgtgatATTTTTACTGTTAGTTActggttatttttaaaaaatatcaatatttaatttagaaataaagataaaaatatatattaaaaggaataaattgttgagaaaatcaagtacaataaataaaaatatgatattttttttagttagttgtaaaattgaaatataaagatttttttacagCATTgaattacaaagataaaaaaagaagagaatagttgaaaaataattcttaaaaaatgttctcatttaaaataaagattcaaatttataatatgaaaatgaaaacaaaagataGTGGTACTATAAGTCTAACGTAAAAATGATATGTAAAACAGTAAAagtaaaacatatatttaaatggtagtttttttttaaaggatattTAAATAGtagttgaatttaattttaaaaaaaaatatctaatagAATATCTCAGAATTTATGGGTAGTAGTAAAGTTAATGCAAACGAGCAAAGGGGAGAAATGTCATACAGTTTAAACGAGCAAAGGAGGTGTTACATAATTTGATTAACAACCTTGGATGACAGTGCTTTGGTGTTCTAAGAAACGATCAAATTGTGACTGCTATAGAAATGAAATTTCAGAGTGTGAATTTTTGTGCAGCACCTTCCTAATCATGGATAGCACATCGACTACTACGCTTCCTAACTCCTAAGTCGCTTTTTTGTCTTACTTATGTGCTggtttttaatgaattaatgaaacaaaatttatttatacaaaaaaactGAATATAATGGACCTTGTCCAAAAGACCACCCTGACATCAGTATCAAGTATCACTGACAACCCATGTGCCTCTTCGTTGCAATTGAAGATTATTTTTACTACTAAAATTGACTGCTGTACTTAACCCACCCTGTTTAAGGTGTTATGCATCTTAAGTTAGGGTGGTCAGGTGTCCTGAATTGTTCAAACACTgattattaataaatgaataattaatgattttgcaGTTTGACAGTGTAGTATTATATGATAAgggaggaaaataaaataatagaaggtGGGTGTGGTATatactaaatttaaattataatcttAATTAAACAAGGAAATAAATCAATAACAAGAAACTATATAAATCATTTATAGAAGAcaatatagaaattaatttccaaatattctaattaattatCCTAAACATATAATTAAGATAGTATCagatatttcttatatattctaGCATATGGATGATTAGGTAAAGTTATAATTTGttacaaattatataaaactcCCTAATTTCTATTTATTCAGACTCTATTCCGTATGGTTGTGAAAtatttgagttttgaaatttttagcaattaaaactagttttttttttttttgtgattttcgattttaaaatcaaacctcacaatcactttTTATTTGATGATAGGAACGACACTAGAAGTAAGGGCCAAGGGATAATGCTCCTAATGAATGTCAGGCTTGAATTTTAAATCGTAAGTCTAAATTAAAAGTAGATGTTTTTAGTCTAATCTGATCGTGAGGAGATTCGAGTTTAGCCCACAAAAAGTTTGAAAAATCAAACTTTAAGTGAGTTTgtactttataaatatttatgagtTAGACTTCTTTATTATCTTTTCATacatgtatattttatatttggtttTATTCAATCTTTTTTATGTCTATACATAATGATATCAAAATTTGTTTCTTATTACTATATTGTGTGTTTATTCATCAGCACGTGTTGATAATATTATGAGCACAAATGTAAAAGGTTAAATAACCAAAATacttagtcatttacttaatcATGCACATTAATTATACAAACTAACCTTACTCTTCATTTCCAACAGTAACCAcacaaacttttatttatttattgagtaACCACCCAAATCCTATTCTatgttacatcatgaaaatATCACATGTTATGAAGGGTACAAAATGGGTGACATACTAGAAGATCAAATTTCAACCTTCTGATAATGACAGGGTAtgaatattatgatttttaaattgaaaaaataaataaaataatttatccatAACATCTTGATACATAATGATGACAGCCTGACCTTATTAttaaagaagaaatcaaatCTCTCTGCGAAGCATAAGAACTACATTACTATTTGTTAAAAACTTGTTGTACTTGCAAGGCAACATTCCTCCAACGTAGTCCTACAGTCCTACCCATATATATCATACCCTCTCTCCTCTCTAAATCTCGAAATTAACTAGAAACGAGTAATTAGGTGCACCATTAATTTCTCCAGAAGCCAAATTGTTGTTAGTAGTTTTGATGACtaacagaaataaaaatgaatgtagataaaaaaaaagtgagaaaatattTGGCTCGATGGTATGAAATTAAGTTAGCTTAACAAATGTGGTTAGAGAAGAAGTCATTTCGGTAACCACGACACACATGTGGCTTCTCCTTTTTCTCAACTAACACTTCCACCACTCACTCTCCTTCTAACCTACCTatgcatacacacacacattctTATCAATTTTCTCCCTCCAAATTTAACGATGGGGAAGGGGCAAGGTGGATTGAAAATGAACAGGGAATCTCATCTGATAaggaaatcatcatcttcatccctGAGCAAGGCACAACAGCAGAGGCCACCGGTGATAATCTACACGCATCCTCCCAAGGTGATTCATACGCACGCCAGAAACTTCATGGAACTCGTTCAGAAGCTCACCGGACTCTATCGCACCGACCCCGAGGACAACGGCGGAGGCGAAGAGGTCTTAAAACCGCCTACGCCGCCGCGAAAGGAGGAGCCGAAGGCGAACGAAGCGGCGTCGCCAGAGGAGGTGGAGAGTAGCTGCTACAACTGCGTGGATTACGCCAAGAATTATGCGGTATTTGAATCCGATTTCTTGTGTTCTAATAATAAGCCCTTGCTCACCTTTGCGGAtccctccttcttcttctctggATGAGAAGAACCAATTTTCGCAGCTCTTTCTTCGTTTTTTTATTTGCCAATAATATGGAGTTCTAGTTTTCCCGGATAggactttctttctttcttttatccattaataattttacttttgaaGCATTAATTAATAAACTTCATTTCGTCGAAAATTATTGTATATAGAGGGAACTGTTTTGTTTGAATTGGGAATAACAAAAATCCATCCCAGGtgtttaattacaataattgGAAGTAGGTTATCTGATTTATGGTTCGGACCATTTAGAAATCTACTATTGGCAAGGAGCGAGAACATATGGGCCTTCTACAAGTATGCCTTTCTTTTACAGTTTGTCGTTCAATCTTCTAAGCATAGTTGTGGGCCTCATAACTCAAAACTACCATGAATTAGGCTTTTGCTATTTCCTCTCCCCATATTACTAGTAcacactcctttttttttttcaaaaatacccAGAAAATGCACTCCCCTTTGCACAATCCATAAGTCTTCCATTTCAGGAATTTCTCCCAGCTTCTCAGAGTTGCATTCCATAAATTTATCTAGAGGTCATAATAAAATCCTCATTCCTCAAATCAAGCTTGCCCCAAATCAAGAAAAACCATTAAACTCACACGACTGCCTATGTTTGCTTCTGGAAAAACTACAATAATAGTGCAAAAACCAGTCCTGTATCATGAGCTCAAAGCTTAAACAACTGCaccatatttgttttttatgggCAACACGCGATGCAACAATGCAGtggcaaaagaagaaaacagaaAGTGAACCATGAAGGGAATAATGATTTTGGGAGGAAGGTGTGgtttttctcaaattaaattGCTCGagagaaattgaaaatcaaagaTGGTGTAGTTGTTTAGTCTTTTAAGTATGGAATATGAAAACTCAACCGAAAGGGGAGTCTATTTTGTAGGATATTTTTGGGGGAAGAAATCAAAAGGGAGGTGCATTAGTAATAAATGGAAATGGAAATAGCAATAGCCCATTAATTTCTATGAAAGATGGCCATTTTAGGCCcagagaaaatgaataaatggaTGGGATTTGCTATTGACTATTATTGACTTCAAAAGAATTGGACTAGGAGTGTGAAAATCTCATGTAAGATTATGTAGAATGGCAATAAGAATGACCTATCCATCAACTTTTTCACTACTACACCCAAAAAATCAAACTCTACCTTAATTAAACTTGTCATAGTATGCTTAACCTTTGTATTTGAAATTATGGCTTATATACCTAATATTGGTCATAATCTACAATAACATTATGTAGTCTTAGTAAGAGGGGGGAGGGTTAAAGATTTACTATTAGCCCCTACAAATTTTCAAACCccgtgaaaaatatttttttaccccACGGTTCAAACTCCATTACTCCTCTGTTTTTAAATgcaatgaaattataattttattgaatattttatatgcACTTAgtatacaacaaaaaaaaattgttgtagtATGAGAGTTTTGTACAAAATCTACAATGGAAATGTGTTTCCATTATAGTTCAACAAGTGAGTACAAAATactcaacaaaaaaatgtttttgtttcaaattttatacataaaattatgattttattgtgtATTTTATATGCACTTCATATACAACaacgaaaatgaattttcaattgCAATATGAAACACGTTTTCATTGTAGATTTTGTTCATACTTCTTATACTTCAAAGGAAACCAAAATTTCATTGTGGATTTTGTATGCGATTATGCAATAGAAACATGTTTTGTTCCGTCCCCTTTTTAATGTTTACACCaagttcttttttaattttatataatattttcctcTCTCCCACCTTTCTCCCCCGTACCCCTTCCTCCTTCTTCAAACATTTTCACACCCGCTCCCCCCTTACCTCATTTTCACATCACTGTAGTTTTCTTGTTAATTCCCTCTTCTTTTCTGATATTGTTCCATGGCTATTTTTTTTGCATGCCACTATTGGACGAAAATTAGTTTCCTTTATATATCTGAAAATGAAAACTAATTTCCATCCAatcagccaaaaaaaaaaaactcctccATTCTGAAATGACATATTTTCTTGTTTGTCTTTTAATAGACTTATATTCCatcaatgagaaaaaaaaacattatacttgttttagtttttctattaaaaaaaatacttggttTAAAGTTCACAAATTGAAAGTAGAAAgcctaataatatatattttatatatgaatgttaacaatgtattttgttaatatcggttaaaatttaataaaaattcattaaattatgtataaaaattattaaataaaaattaagagttgtaatttttcttaatttcaaaaaaatttaataaataaaaaagtgttatcaagaatatattattaacattcCACTTAATATTGTAACCGTTCTACGCAACTAGCACGTGTGAATCACATATGACTTCATTTCTGGTCCAACACTCAAAGAGTCAAAATGATagcatttttgttatttttattgtaaaataaaggACAAcaattgtagtattttttttgtcttttccaCCATTTTTTTCCGTGAAACTTTATTATTATGTCTGTGTAAAACATGTTAATCtatcatgaattaaaaaaaatgttaatctatctataagttattatataattcacaaATTACATAAGTCGAGttgaattgtttttatattataattaattccaAAATCATAAGTTCCCAAAAATTTAAATCtgttttcactattttttaccttttttattcttatgaaaacaatattatacaccaatattataagacaattttacactatcatataataatttaaataatataagataattttacattatcatataataatttaaacttatcatgcttaatttttatgataatattttatataaaattattttatactatgaCAATATAAGATCATtaaactctatttttattttcatcttttttgctCAGATTcatggtttaattttttatatttattttattaagatgaattggctttttaatcttttttttattatctgttTTCCTATTTTTGACGGATGGAGACAGATCAACCTGTTTTGCTGACACTATATTTGAATTTAGTGCGCGAATTACAAATTACTAAAACAACGACACGGAGGAGAAATAGCAAGGCTTAAAAAGATATTCACAACGTATAGTTTAGTTAGATTGGGGATGAAattaagtaaaagaaaaagtagCGAAAGCAAATAGTGAATGTTCatacaaataatattacaagTTTTATATATACGGTAACaattagaatctggggcaaacCCTAGAACTGTGTAAACTGGGGGTTGATCATCTTGCATGGATGTGTCCTACGTTGAGAAGGAAATTATCAACATGAACTGAATGTGGCtgttttaaaatgaaaagtcacatcCCAAAGCTCAAGGGACTGCCGTCTTAACACACCGCCATATTGATTAGTTCAACTGTTGGATTATGAACGTGTTATGCTTTATGATACATAACTCATAACTGGTTTAATCGATTTTAAAACCATTGCTTAGTAGTGGGAGGTTAACATGTTGCTtttgagaatatatatatatatatattgacaaaATGGGGTGACACTGTCTCAATTCTTGAGTCACCGCCTTACCTTTCTTATGAATATTCAATATCCGTCAACAAGTTccactcacaagtcacaacctCAAAAGCTTGATAATGAACGCACAGTGCTTGAATCCTTGAACTTGCCCCAGTTAATTACTAGCCTCCCTTCAACTACTACCTCCTAAATATATATGTCCCCAAATCTAAATCAATATTGGGAAGGTATGATATACCAACTATCAACTTAACTTTGGGACCCTTCAACTTCAAGTCTTTATTCTCCCTCATTCATATCATGTATGCTAGGTGACAAATAAAGACCTGGGTCAAAAGTggtcaaataataaataaaagattggGTTGTTGTGAAGAAGCAAAAGTGGCTTTATAAGGTCCAAGTCTGATCATTTTCGAGAAGTTACAAGCCCACGTTGTCCATCCCCTTTTGATCATGCGGTGGCCCATTCAAACTGTCTTCTTCTCCTAATTTCATGGATGCAATGCATCCAGCCGCTTTCACTTTTCATTAAACAACGACAACAAATATGTTGTAATCTTCTGAATATTTCCCCCCTCTCAATCATTAACTTGATGAATTTGGCAACATGTACAAGATTTTACGAATTTATTAAGTGGATGTGATGAGTTCATTCTACATTTTAGCTTGTGGTTGggcatatatttaaaattagttgcACTTCCACTTTCTCATTTCTCGGGTGAACCATCACATATTGAAATATAGAAATTACATACTACGGATATATTTGACTTCTATTTTCGATaagtactttttatttttaaaatataattaattatataagaatATTCAAACAACTAAATacttcatattaatattatgatgacttaaaaaaataactagtaGAAAGTGGTATAAGACACACAATATAGTATAGAAATGAGagagaaattaaacaaaaaaaaaaacagacaaagaagaatcaaacttaTATAATATGCATATATAAGAAATCTATTggtaatataaaattgtttaaaaaacagttttaaaaataaaaaagtatata contains:
- the LOC106799526 gene encoding VQ motif-containing protein 20, which produces MGKGQGGLKMNRESHLIRKSSSSSLSKAQQQRPPVIIYTHPPKVIHTHARNFMELVQKLTGLYRTDPEDNGGGEEVLKPPTPPRKEEPKANEAASPEEVESSCYNCVDYAKNYAVFESDFLCSNNKPLLTFADPSFFFSG